In Streptomyces capitiformicae, one genomic interval encodes:
- a CDS encoding S-(hydroxymethyl)mycothiol dehydrogenase has translation MTHQVRAVVARAKGAPVSLETIIVPDPGPGEALVRIEACGVCHTDLHYREGGINDDFPFLLGHEAAGVVESVGDGVTDIAPGDFVILNWRAVCGQCRACRRGRPQYCFATHNAKQKMTLTDGTELSPALGIGAFAEKTLVAAGQCTKVDPAASAVAVGLLGCGVMAGIGAAINTGNVGRGDSVAVIGCGGVGDAAIAGSRLAGAAKIIAVDIDERKLETAMAIGATHTVNSRQSDPVEAIRELTGGFGADVVIEAVGRPETYKQAFYARDLAGTVVLVGVPTPEMKLELPLLDVFGRGGALKSSWYGDCLPSRDFPMLVDLYLQGRLDLDAFVTETIALDEVEKAFERMHHGDVLRSVVVL, from the coding sequence ATGACTCATCAGGTCCGTGCGGTCGTCGCGCGAGCGAAGGGCGCACCCGTCAGCCTTGAGACGATCATCGTGCCGGACCCGGGCCCGGGCGAGGCGCTGGTGAGGATCGAGGCGTGCGGGGTCTGCCACACCGATCTGCACTATCGCGAGGGCGGTATCAACGACGACTTCCCGTTCCTGCTGGGGCACGAGGCCGCGGGTGTCGTGGAGTCGGTCGGTGACGGTGTCACCGACATCGCTCCCGGTGACTTCGTCATCCTCAACTGGCGTGCCGTCTGTGGGCAGTGCCGGGCCTGTCGGCGCGGACGACCGCAGTACTGCTTCGCCACCCACAACGCGAAACAGAAGATGACCTTGACCGATGGCACCGAGTTGTCGCCGGCGCTGGGCATCGGCGCGTTCGCGGAGAAGACGCTGGTCGCGGCCGGGCAGTGCACCAAGGTCGACCCGGCGGCCTCGGCGGTGGCCGTCGGCCTGCTCGGCTGCGGCGTCATGGCGGGCATCGGCGCGGCCATCAACACGGGCAACGTCGGGCGCGGTGACAGCGTGGCGGTCATCGGCTGCGGCGGGGTGGGGGACGCGGCGATCGCCGGATCCCGGCTCGCCGGGGCGGCGAAGATCATCGCTGTCGACATCGACGAGCGCAAACTCGAGACCGCGATGGCGATCGGCGCGACGCACACAGTCAACTCCCGGCAGAGCGATCCGGTTGAAGCCATTCGCGAGCTGACCGGCGGCTTCGGTGCCGATGTGGTGATCGAGGCGGTCGGCCGCCCGGAGACGTACAAGCAGGCCTTCTACGCGCGCGACCTGGCGGGCACGGTCGTCCTCGTCGGTGTGCCCACGCCGGAGATGAAGCTCGAACTGCCGCTGCTGGACGTGTTCGGCCGGGGCGGCGCGCTCAAGTCGTCCTGGTACGGCGACTGCCTGCCGAGCCGGGACTTCCCGATGCTCGTCGACCTCTATCTCCAGGGCCGTCTGGACCTGGACGCCTTCGTCACCGAGACCATCGCGCTGGACGAGGTGGAGAAGGCCTTCGAGCGGATGCACCACGGTGACGTCCTGCGCTCGGTGGTGGTCCTGTGA
- a CDS encoding MBL fold metallo-hydrolase: protein MTAGARIEHLVTSGTFSLDGGTWDVDNNVWIVGDDSEAVVIDAAHDAAAIADALGDRTLRAIVCTHAHNDHIDAAPALAARTGAPILLHGDDLPLWKQTHPDRMPDGDLADGQVLTVAGVELTVLHTPGHAPGAVCLYAPALTALFSGDTLFAGGPGATGRSYSDFPTIVDSIRDRLLTLPGDTVVHTGHGETTSIGTEAPHLQEWIDRGF from the coding sequence GTGACGGCCGGCGCTCGTATCGAACACCTCGTCACGTCAGGAACGTTCTCGCTGGACGGCGGTACCTGGGACGTCGACAACAACGTGTGGATCGTCGGCGACGACAGCGAGGCGGTCGTCATCGACGCCGCGCACGACGCCGCCGCGATCGCCGATGCCCTCGGCGACCGCACCCTGCGGGCCATCGTGTGCACCCACGCCCACAACGACCACATCGACGCCGCGCCCGCACTCGCGGCGCGCACCGGCGCCCCGATCCTGCTCCACGGCGACGACCTGCCGCTGTGGAAGCAGACTCACCCGGACCGGATGCCCGACGGCGACCTGGCCGACGGTCAGGTGCTCACGGTGGCCGGTGTCGAGCTGACCGTGCTGCACACGCCGGGTCACGCCCCAGGCGCGGTGTGCCTGTATGCGCCGGCCCTGACGGCCCTCTTCAGCGGCGACACCCTCTTCGCGGGCGGACCGGGGGCGACGGGAAGGTCGTACAGCGACTTCCCGACCATCGTCGACTCCATCCGGGACCGGCTGTTGACGCTGCCGGGCGACACCGTCGTGCACACCGGTCATGGGGAGACGACCAGTATCGGCACAGAGGCACCGCACTTGCAGGAGTGGATCGACCGCGGCTTCTGA
- a CDS encoding bifunctional 3-phenylpropionate/cinnamic acid dioxygenase ferredoxin subunit, protein MMIPACRLADLPRGEAFRLDIDPPVSVFHTDDGELFAIDDTCTHQDASLADGWLEGCEVECPLHASKFDLRTGACDAPPAKLPVRTHEVVVEDGMIHVRLSTAAPNLPPCISARLAGGVA, encoded by the coding sequence ATGATGATTCCCGCGTGCCGTCTCGCGGATCTCCCGCGAGGTGAGGCCTTCCGGCTCGACATCGATCCGCCGGTCTCGGTGTTCCACACCGACGACGGCGAACTCTTCGCCATCGACGACACCTGCACCCACCAGGACGCCTCGCTCGCCGACGGCTGGCTGGAGGGCTGCGAGGTGGAATGCCCGCTGCATGCCTCGAAGTTCGACCTGAGGACCGGTGCCTGCGACGCCCCGCCGGCCAAACTCCCCGTCCGGACCCATGAGGTCGTCGTCGAGGACGGCATGATCCACGTCCGGCTGTCCACGGCCGCCCCCAACCTGCCGCCTTGCATCTCGGCCCGGCTCGCCGGGGGAGTCGCGTGA
- a CDS encoding NAD(P)/FAD-dependent oxidoreductase, with protein sequence MRTVAVVGASLAGLSAARSLRKQGYDGRLVVIGGELHRPYDRPPLSKEFLAGTIGEADLALESEGEDLGAEWLLGTRATGLDRMDRAVRLADGREVRADGIVIATGAAARTLPGSEGLAGVHLLRTLDDARALRDELARGGRLVVIGGGFVGAEVASTAYALGLDVTVIEAAPTPLAGPLGETMGGVVSALHADHGVRLLCGVGVKGLSGERQVNAVLLEDGRTVPADTVVVGVGARPCVEWLEGSGVALENGVKCGVDGRTSLAGVVAVGDCANWYDPRAATHRRVEHWTGARERPDAAVATLLSGGAAEPGVPRPPYFWSDQYGVKIQFVGHAAGADSLTIEEGTPDDRNVLAVYRRAGHPVAVLGMNQPRLFTRWRKQLALVTS encoded by the coding sequence GTGAGGACGGTCGCCGTGGTCGGGGCCTCGCTGGCCGGACTGTCGGCGGCCCGCTCGCTGCGGAAGCAGGGCTACGACGGGCGGCTCGTCGTCATCGGGGGCGAGCTCCACCGCCCGTACGACAGGCCCCCGCTGTCCAAGGAGTTCCTCGCCGGCACCATCGGCGAGGCGGACCTCGCGCTGGAGTCGGAGGGCGAGGACCTGGGGGCGGAGTGGCTGCTCGGCACCCGCGCCACCGGACTCGACCGTATGGACCGCGCCGTCCGGCTCGCCGACGGCCGGGAGGTGCGCGCGGACGGCATCGTCATCGCGACCGGCGCCGCCGCGCGCACTCTGCCCGGCTCCGAGGGGTTGGCCGGGGTGCACCTCCTGCGCACCCTGGACGACGCCCGCGCCCTGCGGGACGAACTGGCTCGTGGCGGACGGCTGGTGGTGATCGGCGGCGGGTTCGTGGGTGCGGAGGTCGCCTCCACCGCGTACGCCCTCGGGCTCGATGTGACGGTGATCGAGGCGGCCCCGACGCCGCTCGCCGGACCGCTCGGCGAGACCATGGGCGGTGTTGTCTCCGCTCTTCACGCGGACCACGGCGTACGTCTGTTGTGCGGCGTGGGGGTCAAGGGGCTGAGCGGCGAGCGTCAGGTGAATGCCGTCCTGCTGGAGGACGGCCGTACCGTCCCCGCCGACACGGTCGTCGTCGGAGTCGGCGCACGGCCGTGCGTCGAGTGGCTGGAGGGCTCGGGAGTCGCGCTCGAAAACGGCGTCAAGTGCGGTGTGGACGGCCGCACCAGCCTGGCCGGCGTGGTCGCTGTCGGCGACTGCGCCAACTGGTACGACCCTCGTGCGGCCACCCATCGCCGCGTCGAGCACTGGACCGGCGCACGCGAGCGCCCCGACGCCGCCGTCGCGACCCTGCTGTCCGGGGGCGCGGCCGAGCCGGGTGTGCCCCGGCCGCCGTACTTCTGGTCGGACCAGTACGGCGTGAAGATCCAGTTCGTCGGTCACGCGGCCGGTGCCGACAGCCTGACCATCGAGGAAGGCACCCCGGACGACCGTAACGTCCTGGCCGTCTACCGGCGTGCCGGTCATCCGGTCGCCGTGCTCGGGATGAACCAGCCGCGGCTGTTCACCCGCTGGCGCAAGCAGCTCGCCCTCGTGACTTCTTGA
- a CDS encoding aromatic ring-hydroxylating oxygenase subunit alpha, which translates to MTSTGLPDSLIATLPGSSYTDPEIFAQEQERIFETMWFCVARSSDLAKPGAFRTVDVGRESILVTRARDNSIRAYFNVCRHRGAKLCTEETGEVKRAFQCPYHAWTYDLNGKLVAAPNLTKMPDVGRTEYGLVSVAVREWLGYVWVCLAENPPPFEEDVIGEVVARLGDVESIDRYDIDNLSVGKRIVYDVKANWKLIIENFMECYHCATIHPELTEVLPEFADGYAAQYYVGHGAEFGEDVQGFTVDGSEGLDRIPGVAEDQDRRYYAITVKPQVFINLVPDHVIFHRMYPVAVDRTIVECDWLYLPHVVESGKDVSRSVELFHRVNQQDFDACERTQPGMYSRMYAKGGVLVPSEHHIGAFHDWVNERLGAQQAQ; encoded by the coding sequence GTGACCTCGACCGGCCTGCCGGACAGCCTGATCGCCACCCTCCCCGGCTCCTCCTACACGGATCCCGAGATTTTCGCCCAGGAGCAGGAGCGCATATTCGAGACCATGTGGTTCTGCGTCGCCCGGTCGTCCGACCTGGCGAAGCCCGGCGCCTTCCGTACCGTCGACGTGGGCCGCGAGAGCATCCTCGTCACCCGGGCGCGGGACAACTCGATCCGCGCGTACTTCAATGTGTGCCGGCATCGCGGAGCCAAGCTCTGCACGGAGGAGACCGGCGAGGTCAAAAGGGCCTTCCAGTGCCCGTACCACGCCTGGACCTATGACCTGAACGGCAAGCTCGTCGCGGCGCCCAACCTCACCAAGATGCCCGACGTCGGCCGCACCGAATATGGCCTGGTGAGTGTGGCGGTGCGTGAGTGGCTCGGCTATGTCTGGGTCTGCCTGGCCGAGAATCCGCCCCCGTTCGAGGAGGACGTCATCGGCGAGGTCGTCGCCCGGCTCGGCGACGTCGAGTCGATCGACCGCTACGACATCGACAACCTCTCCGTCGGCAAGCGGATCGTCTACGACGTCAAGGCGAACTGGAAGCTCATCATCGAGAACTTCATGGAGTGCTACCACTGCGCCACCATCCACCCGGAACTCACCGAAGTGCTCCCTGAGTTCGCGGACGGTTACGCCGCCCAGTACTACGTCGGCCACGGCGCCGAGTTCGGCGAGGACGTCCAGGGCTTCACCGTCGACGGCTCCGAGGGCCTGGACCGCATTCCCGGGGTCGCCGAGGACCAGGACCGTCGCTACTACGCGATCACCGTCAAGCCGCAGGTCTTCATCAACCTCGTCCCCGACCATGTGATCTTCCACCGTATGTACCCGGTGGCCGTCGACCGGACGATCGTCGAGTGCGACTGGCTCTATCTCCCGCACGTCGTCGAGAGCGGCAAGGACGTCAGCCGGTCCGTGGAGCTCTTCCACCGCGTCAATCAGCAGGACTTCGACGCCTGCGAGCGCACACAGCCCGGAATGTACTCCCGGATGTACGCCAAGGGCGGTGTGCTGGTGCCCAGCGAGCATCACATCGGCGCGTTCCACGACTGGGTCAACGAGCGCCTGGGCGCCCAACAGGCCCAGTAG
- a CDS encoding IclR family transcriptional regulator: MQSVDRAISVLEILARRGEAGVSEVAAEIDVHKSTAFRLLGALEARGLVEQAGERGKYRLGFGIVRLAGAVTGRIDITQQSRPVCEALAEEIGETVNIAVLQEHYAVNLYQVRGPGAVTAQNWVGQLTPLHATSSGKVLLAHLRTQERAALLTASGLKKVTPHTITARTKLEKNLAEARERGYAWALEELELGLHAMAAPIRNREGEVVAAVSASGPSYRLTEERLHELAPVLLKGAEEISHRMGYLG; the protein is encoded by the coding sequence GTGCAGTCGGTCGACCGCGCCATCAGCGTCCTGGAGATCCTGGCCCGACGCGGCGAGGCTGGCGTCAGCGAGGTGGCGGCCGAGATAGATGTGCACAAGTCCACCGCCTTCCGGCTGCTCGGCGCTCTGGAGGCACGCGGTCTGGTGGAGCAGGCGGGCGAGCGCGGCAAGTACCGTCTGGGCTTCGGCATCGTGCGCCTGGCCGGCGCGGTCACCGGCCGCATCGACATCACCCAGCAGAGCCGCCCGGTCTGTGAGGCGCTGGCCGAGGAGATCGGCGAGACCGTCAACATCGCTGTCCTGCAGGAGCATTACGCCGTCAACCTGTACCAGGTGCGCGGCCCGGGGGCCGTGACCGCGCAGAACTGGGTCGGCCAGCTGACCCCGCTGCACGCCACGTCCAGCGGGAAGGTCCTGCTGGCCCACCTCCGCACGCAGGAGCGAGCCGCGCTGCTGACCGCGAGCGGCCTGAAGAAGGTCACCCCGCACACCATCACCGCGAGGACGAAGCTCGAGAAGAACCTCGCCGAGGCCCGCGAGCGCGGCTACGCCTGGGCGCTGGAGGAGTTGGAGCTGGGCCTGCACGCCATGGCCGCCCCGATTCGCAACCGGGAGGGCGAGGTCGTGGCAGCGGTGAGCGCCTCCGGTCCGTCGTACCGGCTCACCGAGGAACGTCTGCACGAACTCGCCCCCGTACTGCTCAAGGGTGCGGAGGAGATCAGCCACCGCATGGGGTACCTGGGCTGA
- the betA gene encoding choline dehydrogenase, producing the protein MVPLQYDFVIVGGGSAGSALANRLSADPANRVLVLEAGRSDYPWDVFIHMPAALTYPIGSRFYDWKYESEPEPHMGGRRIYHARGKVLGGSSSINGMIFQRGNPLDYERWAADPGMETWDYAHCLPYFRRMENCLAADPDDEFRGHDGPLVLERGPATNPLFTAFQKATEEAGYAPTDDVNGYRQEGFAKFDRNVHRGRRLSASKAYLKPVMKRPNLTVRTRALVTRVLFEGKRAVGVEFRRGRGALQQVRAKEVILCGGAINSPQLLQLSGVGNAEELSALGIDVVHDLPGVGENMQDHLEVYVQYACKQPVSMQPYMAKWRAPFIGLQWLFRKGPAATNHFEAGGFARSNEDVDYPNLMFHFLPVAVRYDGSSPSGGHGYQVHVGPMYSDAIGSVKIRSKDPREHPALRFNYLSTEQDRREWVEAIRVARKLLNQPALAPYNGGELSPGPKVESDEEILAWVAKEGETALHPSCTCKMGTDEMAVVDPTSMRVHGLEGLRVVDASVMPYVTNGNIYAPVMMIAEKAADLILGNQPLPPSKAAYYRHRDAQSQPG; encoded by the coding sequence ATGGTTCCCCTGCAGTACGACTTCGTCATTGTCGGTGGTGGATCCGCCGGCAGTGCACTTGCGAACAGACTCTCCGCTGACCCGGCGAACCGGGTGCTGGTGCTGGAGGCGGGCCGGTCCGACTATCCGTGGGACGTCTTCATTCACATGCCCGCGGCGCTGACCTATCCGATCGGCAGCCGCTTCTACGACTGGAAGTACGAGTCCGAGCCCGAACCCCATATGGGCGGCCGGCGTATCTATCACGCGCGCGGCAAGGTGCTGGGCGGCTCCAGCAGCATCAACGGCATGATCTTCCAGCGCGGCAACCCCCTGGACTACGAACGCTGGGCCGCCGACCCTGGCATGGAGACCTGGGACTACGCGCACTGTCTGCCCTACTTCCGGCGGATGGAGAACTGCCTCGCCGCCGACCCGGACGACGAGTTCCGCGGCCACGACGGGCCCCTCGTCCTCGAACGCGGCCCCGCGACCAATCCGCTCTTCACCGCCTTCCAGAAGGCCACCGAGGAGGCCGGGTACGCCCCGACGGACGATGTCAACGGCTATCGGCAGGAAGGTTTCGCCAAGTTCGACCGCAATGTCCACCGCGGACGCCGGCTGTCGGCCTCGAAGGCGTACCTCAAACCCGTGATGAAACGGCCGAACCTCACGGTCAGGACCCGCGCCCTCGTCACCCGCGTCCTCTTCGAGGGCAAGCGGGCCGTCGGAGTCGAGTTCCGGCGTGGGCGAGGCGCGCTCCAGCAGGTCCGCGCCAAGGAGGTCATCCTCTGCGGCGGCGCGATCAACTCCCCGCAGCTGCTGCAACTCTCCGGTGTCGGCAACGCCGAGGAGTTGAGCGCCCTCGGCATCGACGTCGTGCACGATCTGCCGGGTGTCGGCGAGAACATGCAGGACCACCTGGAGGTCTACGTCCAGTACGCCTGCAAGCAGCCCGTCTCCATGCAGCCGTACATGGCCAAGTGGCGCGCCCCCTTCATCGGGCTGCAGTGGCTCTTCCGCAAGGGGCCGGCGGCCACCAACCACTTCGAGGCCGGCGGCTTCGCCCGCAGCAACGAGGACGTGGACTACCCCAACCTGATGTTCCACTTCCTGCCCGTCGCGGTCCGCTACGACGGCTCCTCACCCTCCGGCGGCCATGGCTACCAGGTGCACGTGGGCCCCATGTACTCCGACGCCATCGGCTCGGTGAAGATCAGGAGCAAGGACCCGCGCGAGCACCCCGCGCTGCGCTTCAACTACCTCTCCACCGAGCAGGACCGCCGCGAATGGGTCGAGGCGATCCGCGTGGCCCGCAAGCTCCTGAACCAGCCCGCGCTGGCGCCTTACAACGGTGGGGAGCTTTCGCCCGGGCCGAAGGTGGAGTCGGACGAGGAGATCCTCGCCTGGGTCGCAAAGGAGGGCGAGACCGCGCTGCATCCGTCCTGCACCTGCAAGATGGGCACCGATGAGATGGCCGTCGTCGACCCCACGAGCATGCGGGTCCACGGTCTGGAGGGCCTGCGCGTCGTCGACGCCTCCGTGATGCCGTACGTCACCAACGGCAACATCTACGCGCCGGTGATGATGATCGCCGAGAAGGCCGCCGACCTGATCCTCGGCAATCAGCCGCTACCGCCGTCGAAGGCCGCGTACTACCGCCACCGCGACGCCCAGAGTCAGCCGGGATAG
- a CDS encoding methylenetetrahydrofolate reductase, which translates to MANAGLRALLGYVRYEVLPAKATEDKVLSHVPRDVVVTVTASPVKGLEPTLDLATRLSAHGYRVVPHLPARLLRDDAHLKDVAARLGESGIDDVFVPAGDADPPAGIYDGALPVLRALSELGGPFARVGITGYPESHPLLHDDITIQSMWDKRAHATYIVSNLCFDGRALTDWVARIRGRAVELPLHVGVAGPVQRAKLLAMATKIGVGESTRFLTRHPSWFLRFATPGGYAPERLLARCADAFGTPAARVAGLHLFTFNQVAETEQWRRALLERLDG; encoded by the coding sequence TTGGCGAACGCAGGACTCCGGGCGTTGCTGGGCTACGTCCGCTACGAGGTGCTGCCGGCGAAGGCGACCGAGGACAAGGTCCTCTCCCATGTCCCGCGCGACGTCGTCGTCACCGTGACGGCGTCGCCGGTCAAGGGTCTGGAACCCACCCTCGACCTGGCCACCCGGCTCTCCGCACACGGTTACCGCGTCGTCCCGCACCTGCCCGCGCGGCTGCTGCGGGACGACGCCCACCTGAAGGACGTCGCGGCCCGGCTCGGCGAGTCGGGCATCGACGACGTGTTCGTCCCGGCGGGTGACGCCGATCCGCCCGCCGGGATCTACGACGGGGCACTGCCCGTGCTGCGCGCCCTGAGCGAACTGGGCGGCCCCTTCGCCCGCGTGGGTATCACCGGCTACCCCGAGAGCCATCCCCTCCTCCATGACGACATCACCATCCAGTCGATGTGGGACAAGCGCGCGCACGCGACGTACATCGTGAGCAACCTGTGCTTCGACGGGAGGGCGCTGACGGACTGGGTCGCCCGGATACGCGGACGTGCGGTCGAGCTCCCCCTGCATGTGGGCGTCGCCGGGCCCGTGCAGCGGGCGAAGCTGCTGGCCATGGCGACGAAGATCGGAGTGGGGGAGTCGACGCGTTTCCTGACCCGGCACCCGTCCTGGTTCCTGCGGTTCGCGACCCCCGGCGGTTACGCGCCCGAACGGCTGCTCGCGCGCTGTGCGGACGCGTTCGGCACCCCCGCGGCCCGGGTGGCTGGTTTGCACCTGTTCACTTTCAATCAGGTCGCCGAGACGGAACAGTGGCGACGCGCTCTGCTGGAGCGGCTGGACGGTTGA
- a CDS encoding aldehyde dehydrogenase family protein: MADLYVAGEWREPVAGGRREIRCPADGTLTATVSEGTRPDTEAAITAARRAFDEGPWPRTPERERGALLLRTADIVERDAKEFARAESLDTGKRLVESEYDIADVVSCFRYYGGIAGTDAGRVVDTGRDDAVSRVVYEPIGVCGLITPWNYPLLQASWKVAPALLAGNTIVLKPSELTPSTSILLMRALAEAGLPAGAANLVLGAGPEVGAPLSEDPAVDMVSFTGGLETGRRIMATAAASVKKVALELGGKNPNVVFADADFETAVDFALTAVFLHSGQVCSAGARLIVEDSLHDRFVDEVVRRARLIRLGGPFDPEAETGALISAQHLDKVEAYVAAGLAEGAVLRCGGVRPDDPALGCGHYYPPTVLDECRQDMRVVHEESFGPVLTVERFTDEDDAVRIANDTEYGLAGAVWTQDAGKAQRVARRLRHGTVWINDYHPYVPQAEWGGFGHSGVGRELGPTGLDEYREPKHIWQNIQPRPQRWFSG; encoded by the coding sequence GTGGCAGACCTGTATGTGGCCGGTGAATGGCGGGAACCGGTGGCCGGAGGCCGCCGGGAGATCCGCTGCCCCGCCGACGGCACCCTCACGGCGACCGTGTCGGAAGGGACCCGCCCCGACACCGAGGCGGCGATCACCGCGGCCCGACGGGCCTTCGACGAGGGCCCCTGGCCCCGCACACCCGAGCGGGAGCGTGGCGCGCTGCTGCTGCGCACCGCCGACATCGTCGAGCGCGACGCCAAGGAGTTCGCCCGCGCCGAATCGCTGGACACCGGCAAGCGGCTCGTGGAGAGCGAGTACGACATCGCCGACGTCGTCTCCTGCTTCCGCTACTACGGCGGGATCGCGGGCACCGACGCCGGACGCGTGGTCGACACCGGCCGTGACGACGCCGTCAGCCGTGTCGTGTACGAGCCGATCGGCGTGTGCGGACTGATCACCCCCTGGAACTACCCGCTTCTCCAGGCCAGTTGGAAGGTCGCCCCCGCCCTTCTCGCGGGCAACACGATCGTCCTCAAGCCCAGCGAACTGACCCCCTCCACCTCGATCCTGCTGATGAGGGCACTCGCGGAGGCCGGACTCCCCGCCGGCGCCGCCAACCTCGTCCTGGGCGCAGGCCCCGAGGTGGGCGCCCCGCTCTCCGAGGACCCGGCCGTCGACATGGTCTCCTTCACCGGCGGGCTGGAGACCGGCAGACGGATCATGGCCACCGCCGCGGCGAGCGTGAAAAAGGTGGCACTGGAACTCGGCGGCAAGAACCCCAACGTCGTCTTCGCGGACGCCGACTTCGAGACGGCCGTGGACTTCGCCCTCACGGCCGTCTTCCTGCATTCCGGGCAGGTCTGCTCGGCCGGCGCCCGCCTGATCGTCGAGGACTCGCTGCACGACCGCTTCGTCGACGAAGTCGTCCGCCGCGCTCGGCTGATCCGCCTCGGTGGCCCCTTCGACCCCGAGGCCGAGACCGGGGCGCTGATCTCCGCACAACACCTGGACAAGGTCGAGGCATATGTCGCCGCGGGCCTCGCCGAGGGCGCCGTACTGCGATGCGGCGGCGTACGGCCCGACGACCCGGCGCTCGGATGCGGCCACTACTACCCGCCGACCGTGCTCGACGAGTGCCGCCAGGACATGCGCGTGGTGCACGAGGAGTCCTTCGGGCCCGTGCTCACCGTGGAGCGCTTCACCGACGAGGACGACGCCGTACGCATCGCCAACGACACCGAGTACGGACTCGCCGGAGCCGTCTGGACGCAGGACGCGGGCAAGGCCCAGCGGGTCGCCCGGCGGCTGCGCCACGGCACGGTGTGGATCAACGACTACCACCCCTATGTGCCGCAAGCGGAATGGGGTGGCTTCGGGCACTCCGGTGTGGGCCGGGAGCTGGGACCGACCGGCCTGGACGAGTACCGGGAGCCCAAACACATCTGGCAGAACATCCAACCCCGGCCGCAACGCTGGTTTAGCGGCTGA
- a CDS encoding quaternary amine ABC transporter ATP-binding protein, with the protein MTPVKTEVPQRRGTPQDSDGTPVISVRGLWKVFGPKAEQVPDSEELCGLTRRELMDRTGCTAAVRDVNFEVAPGEVFVVMGLSGSGKSTLVRCLTRLIEPTAGEIVFEGENIRDADAGRLRELRRRKFSMVFQHFGLLPHRRVIDNVAFGLEIRGMSKAQRVQRAQEVVELVGLAGYENSYPDQLSGGMQQRVGLARALAGDPDVLFFDEPFSALDPLIRRDMQNEVIRLHHEVGKTMVFITHDLSEALKLGDRILIMRDGKMVQCGTGDELVGAPADDYVREFVKDVPRGDVLTLRWIMRPAAPDDALDGPELGPDVVVREATRAVLAAEKPVKVVENGKLLGIVGDEEILAVVAGQEGDV; encoded by the coding sequence GTGACCCCAGTAAAGACCGAGGTGCCGCAGCGGCGCGGCACACCCCAGGACTCGGACGGCACGCCGGTCATATCCGTGCGCGGGCTGTGGAAGGTGTTCGGGCCGAAGGCCGAGCAGGTCCCGGATTCCGAGGAGTTGTGCGGGCTCACCCGCCGCGAGCTCATGGACCGCACCGGCTGCACCGCCGCCGTACGCGACGTGAACTTCGAGGTCGCGCCCGGCGAGGTCTTCGTCGTCATGGGCCTGTCCGGCTCCGGCAAGTCCACACTCGTGCGATGTCTGACCCGGCTGATCGAACCCACCGCCGGTGAGATCGTCTTCGAGGGCGAGAACATCCGCGACGCGGACGCGGGGCGCCTGCGCGAACTGCGCCGCCGCAAGTTCTCCATGGTCTTCCAGCACTTCGGGCTGCTGCCCCACCGCCGGGTCATCGACAACGTGGCCTTCGGCCTGGAGATCCGCGGCATGAGCAAGGCCCAACGCGTCCAACGGGCCCAGGAGGTCGTGGAGCTGGTCGGCCTCGCCGGCTACGAGAACTCCTACCCCGACCAGCTCTCCGGCGGTATGCAGCAGCGCGTCGGCCTCGCCCGGGCGCTGGCCGGCGACCCCGACGTCCTCTTCTTCGACGAGCCGTTCTCCGCGCTCGACCCGCTGATCCGCCGGGACATGCAGAACGAGGTCATCCGCCTCCACCACGAGGTCGGCAAGACCATGGTGTTCATCACCCACGACCTCTCCGAGGCCCTCAAACTGGGCGACCGCATCCTGATCATGCGCGACGGCAAGATGGTCCAGTGCGGCACCGGTGACGAGTTGGTGGGCGCCCCGGCCGACGACTACGTGCGCGAGTTCGTCAAGGACGTACCGCGCGGCGACGTACTCACCCTGCGGTGGATCATGCGCCCGGCTGCGCCCGACGACGCCTTGGACGGCCCCGAGCTGGGCCCGGACGTCGTGGTGCGGGAGGCCACCCGGGCGGTGCTCGCGGCCGAGAAGCCGGTGAAGGTCGTAGAGAACGGCAAGCTGCTCGGCATCGTCGGCGACGAGGAGATCCTCGCGGTGGTCGCCGGGCAGGAAGGCGACGTGTGA